The genomic stretch ccctccttactgacaatattcccaagaaaggatacctgagataaccagaactcacatttcttgaacttagcaaacagtttgtgttccctcagtctctgtagaaccaaccttagatgctgctcatgctctgacttagACTGAGAATATatcagaatatcatcgatgaagacgatcacaaactggtctagataatctttgaacactctgttcatcagatccataaaagcagcaggggcattagtcaatccaaaagacataactaggaactcataatgcccatacctggtacgaaaagcagtcttcggtatgtctccttccttgaccctcaactgatgataaccagaacgaaggtcgatctttgagaatacctttttaccctgcaactgatcaaaccgatcatctatccttggcaaaggatacttgttcttaattgtcaacttattcagttctctgtaatcaatacacatcctcagagaaccatctttctttttcacatacagaactggcgcaccccaaggtgagaaactaggtctgataaaacccaaatctaataggtcttgcaactgcacttttaattctttcaactcagctgggaccattctgtaaggcgctctagacactggctccgtccctggtgccagttctataacgaactcaatttctctgtgtagtggcaaccctggaaaatctgctGGAAACACATCCCGAAATTCACAAAccagtctagtatcctctggtctcactggcatgacttgagtggtatcaaccacactggctaagaatccaatgccagctccttgcaataaatccctagccctcaatacagaaatcataggaatgcaaggtccatgcacaacaccaacaaacacaaaaggatcctcaccttcaggctcaaaggtgaccatcttccttctgcaatcaatggttgccccatactttgccaaccaatccatacccaatatcatatcaaagttagtcataaccaactctattaaatccactgacaactctctgccttccactgtcactggcaaagatctaacccatctcctggataccactaactctctagtgggtaacaaagtaccaaaccccacatcataaaaatcataaggtctacacagtctatcaataacactactagcaacaaaataatgtgtagcaccagaatcaatcaatatattataaggggttccagcactaagaagttgacctgtaacaactgagggagaagtcTCAGCttttgcttgagtcaatgcgaacacacgagctagggccgagctgtccacttttctgggttcttctcttcttgccttagggaaatcctttttaagatgacccattGCTCCaaaagagaagcaggcccttgccttacactctcccaagtgatgcctcttgcatctgcggcactcgggataagacttccaggcttcaccacctggacaacccatagaaataccatggggccgcctatcaggacctggaactgggaaggtttcaggaaccttcctcttctgatcactggggcctccacccttacctgaacccataaatggaggacttGGCCTCCTGAATTCCTTTCTGGTTGCACTATCATGCCAGatcctgttctctgcactctcagctgtgagtgccttctcaaccacctgtgcataggtagtaaccctagccgcagtggtgatacgtacatctcgggctaatctgggctgtagcccttgCAAAagtctctctctcctggtcccatcagtgggtaccaattccatggaaaactttgccaaacgataaaatttcaaggcatactcagtgactgacaagtttccctgaagtagcctaatgaactcctcgaCCTTCGCCGccctaatagcatcattataatatttttcattgaatagagtctgaaactcttcccaagtcagggCATTCACATTCTTGGTTTGGGTAATAATCTCCCACCAAAtccaggcatcctcccgaaacatataagtggcacaagacaccctctcattaccagttaccctcataaagtcaaggatagtggtaatcatactcatccattgttcagccttggcaggatctgcactgccctcaaatacaggaggttgttgcttcctgaacctttcatagagaggctcccatttatttccaacctcaggcagttgcccagctgctggcaccgacataggaggtgcctctgatacactagccactgcaggcacttgctgctgtttcaggagacgaagctcttctccctttCTTAATATTGTAGCATgcagatcactgactatctgctgccagtttacaggagctagttgtggaatctgtgactggtcattttcttgaccctgattgttattattattttggccttgatcactctggccagctgaagtgtcTGTCTACCCTGGATTCATTATTCTTaccactgataccttgctgaaataatgataaATACaaccagttaggtagtaataactaaacctcttgttgccttacggtccaagaacaagcagacaattatcacattccatagtcatacaaatatacaggcagatacatgtctatagcatttagcactcatcatgtatcacataatagttcataaacaacagtgctaataagtatgttccagcaatcccagtactaataagcacacagttgttgaggatataatatttcagggcacgggtttaacatggtgtctcatgcatacaggtaaagcatatatactatatttaagcagttatacatataactacataaataattaccaaaccatgagtcgagcatgacttcagtgatgtgtgtacatgcccagccagtctgcaggaaccctaaccttggcatgctctgataccaagttgtaacgccctggttaccccatgacagttacggtgaactggaaatttgacccgctacccgagtcctttggttaaaaacgtgctctaagtgttattaacaggctaaggtggaaaaccaataaaaaggaaaggatatatttcattcAGTatacaaactgctcatgagctaatcaaatcatttacaagttgtttatagtacaaaaaggtcactactatttcaaatttacaacctcgccgacctaagtggcaaaaatagggtaaaccccctagttcctctgagaactccttggccgtggtggtcaagcggccgcatatgtacacatcaccacctaagctctccactcaaggctgggtgagcttttctttccctttacatgcaccacatagcacccatgagctaaggcccagcaagaaagcacaatatagcatgatataatatcaacaatgattgtaataatcattcaggactatcagtccaaaacagataggtgacagtcgcaaaagtcactaaactGGGTATAACTTCCTTTAGCCTTGTGATggtagggtcaccggggcttaacggataagtgaacctttcactagcttaaacaggataggtgcatgatgatttgtcaccaacataaccttcctcatgaccatagagtcaaaaccctggaacatcgttccctagccatgtgacaaacggtcactaGGCATTTGGACCTGGCActtagtaactagtcttagactagccaagcgcttataagttcatcgaccttagggttggtccagtgttaatgccttagagtcattcaacaatgatatcgattagatcaaatcttcattcggccctgcgttcaggaagCTATTGCCGTTTCTGACACTTAGGTccgtatccctgactagtcagtaccatatacaagtaaacgatacttgctagcatttaatatgcaatccatgtccacatttatctaccaacatgcttcaataacaatcatgcatgtcacatacacagggtgcaattttcttatctcagattcaagctagaatgattaaaagaacgaccctggagaacgatcaacctttagtcccttagcggtcacctagtcataaccaaatataggataccatcaataaaaatgatcaatataggtttccaaaccaatatctagcctctgggacatcaatccaaactagtccaagtagtaggaatgatccagaggcctaaaaccatcaaaacccaaggctcaatccaaccaaaaactcaacaattcacaaagtccaattcaaagcttagaaactctaaaaactcaaaactttaaacttagattaccttcgattaggttgtttctcatcaaatcattcggtcaagaagcttataatctttcctaggatcgctatgcctcgatcctcacttgattccgacttcTAGAACTCAAGAGATCTTCGAAAACACTTCGAACGGTGAAAATGAGCTTAtggggaagaacgagaggtttttctaacgtacattctatttgacaagctacttcaagcttaagtaacctcaaataaaacctagtgctcggggtcccgaaaacacccttgGGGActttatagtcaaaacttccagaatttcatcctgatctcaaatactcccaatttatcatcaaacaacattcctattacccaataattaacctcgttatgaaaaaaccgctaatctattatataggaccgtctcatgccgaatagcttgaatatatctccataataatgggatctcattcataattcacaatatgcacccaaatacacaaacatacccttaacgggccaaattatcaaaacaccctaatattcaaatgtggacccacatgcatgcatataacatcatattataatataattcacataaacatgtatacattaatttaatggcataattaaacaagtatggccctcctggcctaataatcctgccattaaaccacatcggagaattcggggcattacaacgtGTCTTGTCTCTGCGTGGCTACACTGATCGATCAGTTGTCGTTGATCGATGCACAACTTTCTCAGTCCCACCACTTGCTCTGCTCTTAGCTTTGCTTGCTCATTCTTCTAACCTTTCCCACCATGACCATCAAGACCTCgataattttttggtaagtatatttgctTTTTCTGGTTTTAGATCTTATTCTTTTGGTAATTTCGTTTGTTTTCCTCTGCAACTAACTGAGCATATATATTTCATTTCCTAACATCTAAAAAAAAACATGGATAATGGCAACTTAGGTCACTTGGGACAATTGAAAAGTTTAGAAAATtagaataaagaaaactaaatgtTTACACAGTCTTACAGTAGTTGTAATGTGGCCATTTTAGAGCCATGGAATGTGGTTCCATGTGGATGCTGCATATGCTGGAAGTGCTTGTATATGTCCAGTATACCGTCACTACATTGATGGTGTTGAAGAAGCTGACTCATTTAACATGAATGCACATAAATGGCTTCTGACAAACTTTGATTGTTCTTCACTTTGGATCAAGGTATGTGAGTACCATTAATGCACAAAAATGGCTTCTAAGTAGCGAGTTTGATTTTCCACGCATTCTAGTACATGTTATTTACCAATCCATTATGACTGACTGGTTTAAATTCTTCACAACAAGATAGAAATGCTTTGATTCAGGCCTTGTCTACAAATCCTGAATATTTGAAAAACAAGGTGTATCTTTTTGTGTACTTATCTATAATGCTTAGAGATTCAATATGGAAATCAAACCACTTACTTTCATAATGAACTTGACATTTAGGCTTCTCAAGCAAACTTGGTTGTGGATTACAAGGATTGGCAAATACCACTTGGTCGTTGGTTTAGGTGTGGTTTTCAAAGTTCTGAGTCATTCGTACAAATTCAATAGTGCATCCTTCCAAAGTTTGTGTTTTGATGAAAAATTACATATTACTAATAGGTCACTTAAACTATGGATGGTGCTACGTCTTTATGGTTTGGAAAACTTACAGTGCTACATAAGAAACCACATCAACTTGGCTAAACACTTTGAAGACCTTGTTGGTCAAGACCCAAGATTTGAGGTAATAAATTAAGTAACAGCTATAAATTTCATGTCAGAGTCATTTGGTGTCATACCTTGGTAATTAAGTTGTGTTGGGATGGCAGATCACCACGCCTTGAATATTTTCTTTGGTTTGTTTTCGGCTGCTGCCAAGCTCCAAGGATGAGGCTTTGGCCGACAAACTGAACCATGAGCTGTTGAATGCTGTGAACTCAAATGGGAAAACTTTCATTTCTCATACAATAAGCTCACTTAGCCACTAGTTCATATAGTttgataataaaatgatcacTTCATTGCCTTATGTTTCTTCTTTCCATGGTTAAAAAAGAGTTCTTTTTTGTGTGAATATGCACGTGTTATCAGGCAAATACTTGCTACGATTTGCAGTAGGAGCTCCATTGACTGAAGAGAGACATGTTAATGGAGCATGGAATGTTTTACAAGAAAAAACCTCTACCTTGTTGGGAACTTTGTAAGACTATTTTTTCAAGAACTCATCAAGTTTAATAATTCTTAACTAGAACTGTTCATAGTTTATTAGTGACTCCCATTAACGTGGAGTTAAAGACAATGATAGCAGCAATTACTAGTTAATGAATGAATAATCATAATTTGGCttacttctttctttttttttttaatatgaacaaCCATCTTAGATGGTTTGCAAAAATGGGATCTTTtttaaaaataccacaatttgttttaataaaatataaatacaaCCAGTTCATAATcttttcaaaaatatgattttcaGAAAACATAtcctatttttgttttattttatagaAAAATACCACTCCAAATTTTTAACAATCATACAATTTTGGATTACAATGTATCATAGTTGGGCTGATTAAAAAGCCCAACATGAAATGCAATCTATCTGGGCCATTCAAAGTGAAGCCCGTTTGACTAACAGATTATCAAAGCTCTTAGATAAAATTACTAGGAACACTCACATTAGAATAGCTAAAATATAGCCAAAAAAGAGCTAAAACTTAACTCTATCATATGAAAGTAAAATGCATATGTATTTTACATAGGCACTATTCATTagctatatattttttaattaattactcaCTCATCTCTTtcttatattatatgtttttattttttttattttatgaattagaaattttgaaaaaaattataatatttaaatgatgtagagaaaaaaaaaagaatctgatgtatagtgtaatgtaaaatgttaaagtaaaaaaaaaaaaatagaatttttgtAAAGTATTTTAAAAGATGGAGAAACTGGTATGAATGTTGTAAGATAATgacaaataatttatatttatatcacTTTCGCTTGCAGTTGCTGTGAATGTAATTCTTCTATGCTTGCAGtttcagtttatatatatataaataatttgttAGTTCAGTTTTCTAAAATTCTTTTCTTTAGTCCTTATAATAATATGATAACCATATATAcccaaaaattaatatataaaatagatttttacttattgtatcatttaattttaattttgtattaatctgttaggtattgattatattctttaggtcgtggatcgaattggcaaggagcattgcaaagttaattaacttgattattaattgcaagaggtacagaagtatgttctcttaactcttttattaatatcatacaaatgttagaggagattgaatatcttaaatattcattcgtagagaagtaggtgctgagattaaaattgtgtgctgcggtgataacggaatgtTAAAAGcttgtgtgtcttagagaagtaggttctggaaaatttgtttgtgtgttgtggtgatataaggaagaaaaattaTTGTGTGCTGTGTgaattttttttacttggtatcATAATAAAATTTTAGTTAACATTTGAAAAAACCTCCATGTTTCACTTAAAAAGTgaacaaaaaaatctaaaaatattatGATGCTTTGTTCTTTGTATTTGATTTGAAAGCTTGTTTGTGGAGCCCAACAATAATATTAAAGCACTATTAATATTAAAggacataaatattatatttatactaCTAAAGCAAGCAAACAATATCTGAGGACAAAATATCTTGGCAAAATACAAGGGAAATCTTGCATGTGTATGTATTCCCATTAAGGCTTGTGTTCAAACAGATTCACATAGCTCTGTCATGATCTATAAGTCAAACAAAAGAAAAGTGTTCAACTGTTAAGACTTGCATCACAACAACATAATTCAGAAAGTTGTGTTGCATACAGAACAAGTTACAAGCAAAAGTTTGTAACGAGGATTATTACCACCAccatatatttcacaaaaattttcctgaaaaaagagagaaagaaattatattaattatataagaAAGGATGACTGAAGCCTGTAGAAACTGATATGTACTCATAATGCAAATTAagtcataaaaaataaaataaataagaatcGAGCCAAGGATAATTTTCTTGCTTGCTTCTTATAGAGTCCCTAAGTATAACCAATACATCTCATTGTATTCAACCAGTACAAGATTTCCAATAAAAGCACCAATTGAGCCTCAGACTAAGTTTCATCATAACTATAAATTTATTACTAGCTATAGCTTGTTTCAGGGCAAACAATAAAAACTTGCACTTTACCTGTCATATAATGCATTAAATACAAAcatgcaacatagaaataaaTAGTTGATATTATATATGGATAGATAACACACCTTATCTTTATCATTTTGCCAGTGTTTTCTCTTTTTCTTGTAGACTGAATGATCATCAGAAGCTTCAATGGTTCCGAAAATCTGAAATTTTATTCCATAAGTAGTGATTTAATAcatataagatatatatatatattaattacttCAAGTATTTAATACCTAAGAATATAGTCTGTTATAGTATTATTGAACTAACTAATATCCTAAGAATAATAAGGAGAGTAACTTGAAATAACTGATACCATAAAGGCATCAACGAATTAGACTTAtaagaagaaaggaagaaacaTACCTTTGACCTTATCCATTGAGAAAGTTGATATTTTAGAATATTAATTTCCTCTTCAACATTCTTCCTTAGAAGAGTTTCTTTCTGAAGCATTTTTTTGAGTTCAACAACTTCCTCTAGAGCAGACAAATTCTGTGAAACAAACTTCCAGAACACATTACAATATAATTTAAAATGTTAGTTGAATTGGAGAGTAAAAGAAGAGACCAGATATGGCATGAAAATCAGAAGCCTAAGTGATAATTTAAGATAAGCCACACATCCATTTCTAAATAGATCTGCTACAGTTATCTATTATTCCATATATTAAGTTTAAGACGTTATAATAAAGCAACATATTCATCACTATATAAGCCAATTTTTTAATGACTGAGATATTGAGATGATCAAAAGCAATAGTGAATACTTTATATTTAATAAATTCCCACCATTTATTTTAGTGTTTGTTTTTGTTCTAGTTGAATTAGACATGTATAATTATTACATCCTTAGAGACATCAGTGTGCCAAACACGCTTTATGGTGGATCAGAGTACAGAATAAGCAAAATGTGTTGTttgatttaatgcattatttttcAAACTTCTGTGATGATAATAGAGGTATCATTTAGAAACAATTATATAGGAAGCTCTTTTTCTCATCTGATATAATTACCTCTTTGTTAGATATCACATCAGTGCCATTATCTTTCGCTCCTTTTGCGATTTTGTCACTGCCATGGTTTCACTGATTCATCATCAATTGCTCTTCAAGCTTCTTTATGGATTTCATGTAATCTTTCTGATACTTTAATCTTTCCTTATACAAATACAAAAAATGAGGATTACAACAATTAAAACAACTATAGGCACTTATTAGATCAGAAGTTCATGTATTAAAAAAACAAGGAGACCTGAGCTACTTTTCTtgcttataaaaaataataaaatgaaaagctGTTAAGACCAATTAGCTTTTAAGAAAATTTAACATATGAAGGAAACACTTGAAGAGACGAATAAACATGCCAAAATTTTCAAAGGAACATGATGCTTCTGGATAATATTAacacaaatatttatttccaaggCTTTTGCATAATTCCTTTCAGTCTCAAAAATCTTATTTTGTGCCTCTATGATTATTCTCTCAATTTCATCCTTAAATGCTTTCTGCTACCTTTCATGTTCCATAATAAGTTTATCTAATTGTATATCTAGCCTTCTCGATAAATATTTGTAATCAAATTCCTTCTTAAGTTGGTATAAACTGTGGAAAAAAACTGCCTCAGTTTAAAGCATATGCCTCATTGTTGCTAAATGTTGCTAACAATTGGTATAGATGTTGCTAAATGTAAGTTGTTCCTATGAATAAAGGCCAGTCAACAAAGCAAACAATAAAAAAGACTCATTTTGTAATAAGAAATTCAAACACTCATACCTAACTTATCAATACGCTCTGAACCAGCTAGATCGACTACAACTAACTTGCCCTTCCAAACTAAAGGAGCCTTTAGAGTTTTACTTATGTGGGAGATGTTACCATTTTCATTCAAAAGAGTTGAATCTCTTCCTTTCACATGCCTCTTCACATTTACCTGTAGCAGTTTATGTGATTGTTAATGCTCCACCTTAAACaatttaaaacttttaaaatTCGGAACCATTGAAGTACCAAGAATTACACATTAAGTATTACCATCAAAATAGCATGACTACGAGAAGATTTTGTGTTCAATTTTGTATTTGCAGCAAAACAGTGAGCCTCTCCAAGTCTTAATAGTTCCACAAAACTCATATGGTCCCAAATTTCAATTATTGTAGCCCCTGGTAGAGAAACATCTCCAGTTTTGGGGTCTTCCACTATGGAAATGTTATCATTTGCAGGATCAAGAAGGTCCTGTATAGTTTCCATATAAAGCTGCAAGCAtagatggaaagaaaaaaaactaggATCATTTGGAAAATACTACAAATTAATCAAAGCACAAAACAAGTTTGATTGTTTATGAAATCAAATATCTGACAAGGAATATACATAAGATTATGACtatgtataaaaaaataaaagaatttgcCTCAAAATATAATAACCTGCAAATATGAAACTGACACAGAATCAATCTCTAGAGAAATATCTGCTAAAATGTCCT from Humulus lupulus chromosome 5, drHumLupu1.1, whole genome shotgun sequence encodes the following:
- the LOC133779559 gene encoding phenylacetaldehyde synthase-like; translated protein: MWFHVDAAYAGSACICPVYRHYIDGVEEADSFNMNAHKWLLTNFDCSSLWIKVYRNALIQALSTNPEYLKNKASQANLVVDYKDWQIPLGRWFRSLKLWMVLRLYGLENLQCYIRNHINLAKHFEDLVGQDPRFEITTP